In one Lolium rigidum isolate FL_2022 chromosome 3, APGP_CSIRO_Lrig_0.1, whole genome shotgun sequence genomic region, the following are encoded:
- the LOC124694663 gene encoding zinc finger CCCH domain-containing protein 48-like: MAAVQRLPLPPAASPQLSRGNPGTSRDAPAPICRYWKSGHCSRKPCWFLHGDPAAPAARKKRNNTWVNTSSQIASPCPTTTNAAVPSVPPPTTTNRHAEQDEQAPPPPKRGCHAQEQEEEPGGGGGAWCAGEGIRGVARLEGHAKAITGVAVPEGSGTLFSGSLDGTVRAWDCGTGKCVHVAPAHEGEVGRLIAMGPWVLVGVRGAVKALHTVSGKELQLRLPAGVQITTLLAEDDERLFAGAEDGAIYIWRLDREHQRFDEVAALAGHDGHAVASLAQGKGALYSGSADGGIKVWDLESRRCIFSFAGHVSVITALLCWDRFLLSSSDDGTVKVWRSKPDHGNDDLELEVHYTHKEEGQRVVSMDGTHDADKKPVLLVARGDGVVRVYDLPSFKRRGQIRCDGEVTAMSLRTPGMVFTGDESGEVRVAKWVPAGGCSS, encoded by the coding sequence ATGGCGGCCGTGCAGCGCCTTCCCCTCCCGCCCGCCGCCTCTCCTCAGCTGAGCCGCGGCAACCCCGGTACTTCGCGCGACGCGCCGGCGCCCATCTGCCGCTACTGGAAGTCCGGACACTGCAGCCGGAAACCCTGCTGGTTCCTCCACGGCGATCCGGCGGCGCCCGCCGCCCGCAAGAAGCGCAACAACACCTGGGTCAATACTTCCTCCCAAATCGCCAGCCCATGCCCCACAACCACCAATGCCGCGGTTCCTTCGGtcccgccgccgacgacgacgaatCGCCACGCGGAGCAGGACGAgcaggcgccgccgcctccgaagCGCGGCTGCCAcgcccaagaacaagaagaagaacccggcggcggcggcggcgcgtggtgcGCTGGCGAGGGCATCCGCGGCGTGGCGCGCCTCGAGGGCCACGCCAAGGCGATCACCGGCGTCGCGGTGCCTGAAGGGTCGGGCACGCTGTTCTCCGGCAGCCTGGACGGTACGGTGCGCGCCTGGGACTGCGGCACCGGGAAGTGCGTTCACGTCGCGCCGGCCCACGAAGGCGAGGTGGGCCGCCTGATCGCCATGGGCCCGTGGGTGCTCGTCGGGGTGCGCGGCGCCGTAAAGGCGCTCCACACGGTGAGCGGCAAGGAACTCCAGCTGCGGCTGCCCGCCGGCGTACAGATTACTACCCTGCTCGCCGAGGATGACGAGCGCCTCTTCGCCGGCGCGGAGGACGGCGCCATCTACATTTGGAGGCTGGACCGAGAACACCAGCGCTTCGACGAGGTTGCCGCGCTCGCCGGCCACGACGGGCACGCCGTCGCGTCGCTCGCGCAGGGGAAGGGCGCGCTCTACTCAGGCTCGGCGGACGGCGGCATCAAGGTCTGGGACCTCGAGAGCCGCCGGTGCATCTTCAGCTTCGCCGGCCACGTGTCCGTGATCACCGCGCTGCTGTGCTGGGACCGGTTCCTGCTCTCCTCGTCTGACGACGGCACCGTGAAGGTCTGGAGATCGAAGCCAGATCACGGCAACGACGACCTCGAGCTCGAGGTGCACTACACTCACAAGGAAGAAGGCCAGCGAGTGGTCAGCATGGATGGGACGCACGACGCCGACAAGAAGCCCGTGCTGCTCGTCGCGCGCGGTGATGGCGTTGTCCGTGTCTACGACCTCCCATCATTCAAGAGGAGAGGGCAGATTCGCTGCGACGGCGAGGTCACGGCAATGTCGCTCAGGACACCCGGCATGGTCTTCACCGGAGATGAGTCCGGGGAGGTCAGGGTGGCTAAGTGGGTGCCGGCTGGCGGCTGCAGCAGCTGA